A region from the Aegilops tauschii subsp. strangulata cultivar AL8/78 chromosome 5, Aet v6.0, whole genome shotgun sequence genome encodes:
- the LOC141023178 gene encoding uncharacterized protein: MALSEEFFVGSIDLARLDFGIITLIPKVTGASDIRQFRPITVINVIFRILARGYALRVAPIADGITHPDQSAFIQGQYILDGVLVFHEALHEVHSKHLKAVFLKLDFHKAYDTVSWPFLRECLLRKGFNDRWVSRVMQMVSSGRTAVNINGEVGPFFPTSCGMCQGDPFSPFLFNMVVDALTAILDKAKAAGHIKGSATDIMNLKFLLICFQQMSGLGINFNKSVLLPILRIGTLIAVGSGTSTMFWFHRWAGDLPLAARFPYLFSIAVDPRISVATTLIDLGQLAFRRAFGLPENADWHELLECIALHEPDLEVGEDRARWRLEPSEQFSTKSLYQAITASLGHEWIRGCLPSGVEVLKHNGPGDGRCPLCGPEEDLNHIFFTCLSAQFLWSCFREIVGGSRDHNNFPALFAELQASAPSIRHIRWLIIGVLTWTLWTVRNKLLIQRIPFRRATDALFKWSG; the protein is encoded by the exons atggccttgtctgAGGAATTCTTTGTAGGGTCCATTGACCTCGCCAGGCTGGACTTTGGGATCATCACCCTCATCCCCAAAGTAACTGGGGCTTCGGATATTCGCCAGTTTCGGCCGATTACGGTGATTAATGTCATCTTCCGCATCCTCGCGAGGGGGTACGCCCTTAGGGTGGCCCCCATTGCCGACGGGATCACTCATCCTGATCAGTCGGCATTTATTCAGGGCCAGTATATCCTTGACGGAGTTCTGGTTTTTCACGAAGCACTCCATGAGGTTCACTCCAAACACCTCAAGGCAGTCTTCCTGAAACTGGATTTCCACAAGGCGTATGACACGGTCAGTTGGCCCTTCCTTCGGGAATGCTTGCTGCGGAAGGGCTTCAACGACAGGTGGGTCTCCCGAGTGATGCAAATGGTATCCTCAGGCCGGACCGCGGTGAACATTAATGGCGAGGTTGGCCCATTCTTCCCCACATCTTGTGGGATGTGCCAGGGCGACCCCTTCTCACCGTTCCTCTTCAACATGGTTGTCGATGCTCTGACAGCCATCTTAGATAAAGCCAAGGCTGCGGGCCACATTAAGG GCTCGGCGACCGACATCATGAACTTGAAGTTCCTCCTGATATGCTTCCAGCAGATGTCTGGCCTCGGGATCAACTTCAATAAGAGTGTG CTCCTACCGATCCTCCGCATCGGCACCTTGATCGCGGTTGGATCGGGCACCTCCACGATGTTCTGGTTCCATAGATGGGCTGGAGACTTACCCCTCGCGGCACGTTTTCCCTACCTATTCTCCATCGCGGTTGACCCGCGGATCTCTGTCGCGACGacccttattgacttagggcaACTCGCGTTCCGGAGAGCGTTTGGCCTGCCTGAGAACGCGGACTGGCATGAGCTGCTGGAATGCATCGCGCTGCACGAACCTGATCTTGAGGTAGGAGAAGACCGTGCCAGGTGGCGTCTAGAGCCATCTGAGCAATTCTCCACTAAATCTCTATACCAGGCCATCACAGCTTCGCTGGGTCATGAG TGGATTCGCGGCTGCCTCCCATCCGGCGTGGAGGTCCTGAAGCACAACGGCCCAGGGGATGGGCGATGCCCGCTCTGCGGGCCTGAAGAGGATTTGAACCATATCTTCTTCACATGCTTGTCCGCGCAGTTCCTATGGAGCTGTTTCCGTGAAATAGTGGGTGGAAGCAGGGACCACAACAACTTCCCCGCTCTTTTCGCGGAACTCCAGGCGTCAGCTCCCTCAATTCGCCACATTAGGTGGCTGATCATCGGGGTGCTAACCTGGACGCTGTGGACTGTTAGGAATAAACTTTTGATTCAGCGCATTCCTTTTCGACGTGCTACTGACGCTTTGTTCAAATGGTCTGGTTAG
- the LOC141022719 gene encoding uncharacterized protein has product MADGKLDPPAGYAFDPAEHELITKFLRPRIADAFFASRLIHEFDAYSAAPGDLVEMYQHAQGTDKGDGKGGVWYFFTPARRHQTKGGRGGGRRQRGVADAGEGYYWHSEKGGIPVLDNQGKLVGHRRNLSYVKKLPGEKERIRIGWCMNEYSDDKQDGLVLCKVCVSRHRSETTYHEVINAPGSRKRKAADVQHPDAPRPQTPRRQEPPIVQQPGMLHEYGRWFMSDEGETFLPPGAVDDGSVDPGGFFTDDMLQDFPVLHDAVVAQGFLPGKLDGEVQEGTSAADDEDEAFRCTLDELLGLCDDTTVLV; this is encoded by the coding sequence ATGGCCGACGGCAAGCTGGATCCTCCCGCCGGCTACGCCTTCGACCCAGCCGAGCACGAGCTGATCACCAAGTTCCTCCGCCCACGGATCGCCGACGCCTTCTTCGCCAGCCGCCTCATCCACGAGTTCGACGCCTACTCCGCCGCCCCCGGCGACCTCGTCGAGATGTATCAACACGCGCAAGGAACGGACAAGGGCGACGGGAAAGGGGGCGTCTGGTACTTCTTCACCCCTGCCCGTCGTCACCAGACCAAAGGCGGCCGCGGTGGCGGGAGGCGACAGCGTGGCGTGGCCGACGCCGGCGAGGGTTACTACTGGCACTCGGAGAAGGGCGGGATACCCGTGCTAGACAACCAAGGTAAACTCGTAGGCCATAGACGAAACCTCAGCTACGTCAAGAAGTTGCCGGGAGAGAAAGAGAGGATCAGGATCGGCTGGTGCATGAACGAGTACAGCGATGACAAGCAAGACGGCTTGGTGCTCTGCAAGGTCTGCGTGTCTCGTCACAGGAGCGAGACCACATACCACGAGGTAATCAATGCTCCCGGTTCcaggaaaaggaaggccgccgACGTCCAGCACCCGGATGCTCCACGTCCCCAAACCCCACGCCGCCAGGAACCGCCGATCGTCCAACAACCCGGGATGCTTCACGAGTATGGGCGCTGGTTCATGTCCGACGAAGGCGAGACGTTCTTGCCGCCCGGAGCTGTGGACGACGGAAGCGTGGATCCAGGCGGGTTCTTCACCGACGACATGCTTCAAGATTTTCCCGTGCTCCATGACGCTGTGGTGGCGCAGGGGTTCTTGCCCGGCAAACTCGACGGCGAAGTCCAAGAAGGCACTAGTGCTGCAGATGATGAAGACGAGGCCTTCCGGTGCACGTTAGATGAGCTGCTCGGCTTGTGCGACGACACGACTGTACTAGTCTAG